The proteins below are encoded in one region of Lactuca sativa cultivar Salinas chromosome 3, Lsat_Salinas_v11, whole genome shotgun sequence:
- the LOC111879599 gene encoding carotenoid cleavage dioxygenase 7, chloroplastic isoform X1: protein MQAKPLNFLPFKPWWPSFKLPSVRALSFRDRAPQNISTTIQSQQVSISSQDEKTSAYWDYQFLFMSQRSETDNPINLRVVEGSIPSDFPQGTYYLTGPGILKDDHGSSVHPFDGHGYLRAFTFDGAKGEVTFMAKYVKTTAQVKEHDPDSGKWEFTHRGTFSTLKNRRKFGDTTVMKNVANTNVLKWNDRLFCLWEGGPPHEIQSVSLDTIGEFDLVNDSQRSPMPSTTVRDAVDGGDIILDFATCLLKPILYGVFKMPAKRLLAHYKIDASRNRLLMLACNAEDLLLPRSTFTFYEFDSNFKIKQKQEFRIPDHLMVHDWAFTDSYYVLFGNRVKLDIFGAMSAIGGYTPMVSALLVNHSKSTSPIYLLPRFPEHDRGRDWKVPIEAPLQMWMLHIGNAFEERDIKGNKRIQIQASGCSYKWFNFQKMFGYDWQSGEVDPWGMNEDKGENKLSPRLIKVSIELDETGNSEKCFVNNLNDQWQQATDFPVINQEFGGNNNTYMYAAATSGVRQDLPYFPFDTVVKFNTMKNSMQTWYVGTRRFIGEPMFVSKGSDEDDGYLLVVEYAVSEQKSYLVILDAKRIGETNAMVARLEVPKYLNFPLGFHGVWASNNSKT, encoded by the exons ATGCAGGCCAAACCACTCAATTTCCTCCCATTCAAACCATGGTGGCCCTCCTTCAAACTACCATCCGTACGGGCCCTCTCATTCCGTGATCGAGCTCCTCAAAACATTTCTACAACTATACAAAGTCAACAAGTATCAATTTCATCTCAAGATGAAAAAACATCAGCTTATTGGGATTATCAGTTTCTTTTCATGTCTCAGCGTTCAGAAACTGATAATCCCATTAATTTGCGTGTCGTTGAGGGCTCCATCCCGTCAGATTTCCCACAGGGGACATATTATCTGACGGGACCAGGAATACTAAAGGATGACCATGGCTCATCGGTGCACCCTTTCGATGGCCATGGCTATCTTAGAGCATTTACATTTGACGGGGCCAAAGGTGAGGTCACATTCATGGCTAAATACGTTAAGACCACGGCTCAAGTGAAGGAGCATGACCCTGATAGTGGTAAGTGGGAGTTTACTCATCGGGGCACATTCTCTACATTAAAGAATAGGAGAAAATTTGGGGATACTACAGTTATGAAAAATGTAGCAAATACAAATGTATTGAAATGGAATGATAGGTTGTTTTGCTTGTGGGAAGGTGGTCCACCGCATGAGATTCAATCTGTGTCGTTAGATACGATCGGAGAATTTGATTTGGTAAATGATTCTCAAAGGTCACCAATGCCGTCAACCACCGTCCGGGATGCAGTGGATGGTGGTGACATTATCTTAGATTTTGCTACATGTTTACTGAAgccgatattgtatg GAGTTTTTAAGATGCCAGCAAAACGATTGTTGGCTCATTATAAGATTGACGCATCCAGGAATAGGCTGCTTATGCTGGCATGCAATGCAGAGGATCTGCTCCTCCCACGCAGTACTTTCACCTTTTATG AGTTCGATTCTAATTTCAAGATCAAACAAAAACAAGAATTCCGTATCCCCGATCATCTCATGGTTCACGATTGGGCTTTCACTGATTCTTATTACGTATTGTTTGGCAATCGCGTCAAACTTGACATTTTTG GAGCAATGTCGGCAATTGGCGGATATACTCCAATGGTATCAGCATTATTGGTGAATCATAGTAAGTCGACTTCTCCGATATATTTGCTTCCTCGTTTCCCTGAGCATGATCGGGGGAGGGATTGGAAAGTGCCGATTGAAGCTCCTTTGCAAATGTGGATGCTTCATATAGGGAATGCATTCGAAGAACGAGATATCAAAGGCAATAAACGAATTCAAATACAAGCAAGCGGGTGTTCTTACAAGTGGTTCAATTTTCAAAAAATGTTTG GATATGATTGGCAATCTGGTGAAGTAGACCCATGGGGGATGAATGAGGACAAAGGAGAAAATAAATTGTCGCCTCGTTTAATCAAG GTTTCGATTGAGTTAGATGAAACTGGAAACTCTGAAAAATGTTTTGTGAATAATCTAAATGATCAATGGCAACAAGCAACTGATTTCCCAGTTATTAATCAAGAATTTGGTGGAAACAACAATACTTATATGTACGCTGCAGCAACGTCGGGTGTTCGTCAAGACTTGCCGTATTTTCCATTTGATACTGTGGTGAAGTTCAACACCATGAAGAATTCCATGCAAACTTGGTATGTTGGCACTAGAAGATTTATTGGTGAGCCCATGTTCGTCTCAAAAGGAAGCGATGAGGATGATGGATACCTCCTTGTTGTCGAG TATGCAGTATCAGAACAGAAGTCATATCTAGTAATTTTGGATGCCAAGAGGATCGGGGAGACAAATGCAATGGTGGCAAGACTTGAAGTTCCTAAATATTTGAATTTTCCGCTTGGATTTCATGGAGTTTGGGCCTCTAACAATTCTAAAACATAG
- the LOC111879599 gene encoding carotenoid cleavage dioxygenase 7, chloroplastic isoform X2, with protein MQAKPLNFLPFKPWWPSFKLPSVRALSFRDRAPQNISTTIQSQQVSISSQDEKTSAYWDYQFLFMSQRSETDNPINLRVVEGSIPSDFPQGTYYLTGPGILKDDHGSSVHPFDGHGYLRAFTFDGAKGEVTFMAKYVKTTAQVKEHDPDSGKWEFTHRGTFSTLKNRRKFGDTTVMKNVANTNVLKWNDRLFCLWEGGPPHEIQSVSLDTIGEFDLVNDSQRSPMPSTTVRDAVDGGDIILDFATCLLKPILYGVFKMPAKRLLAHYKIDASRNRLLMLACNAEDLLLPRSTFTFYGAMSAIGGYTPMVSALLVNHSKSTSPIYLLPRFPEHDRGRDWKVPIEAPLQMWMLHIGNAFEERDIKGNKRIQIQASGCSYKWFNFQKMFGYDWQSGEVDPWGMNEDKGENKLSPRLIKVSIELDETGNSEKCFVNNLNDQWQQATDFPVINQEFGGNNNTYMYAAATSGVRQDLPYFPFDTVVKFNTMKNSMQTWYVGTRRFIGEPMFVSKGSDEDDGYLLVVEYAVSEQKSYLVILDAKRIGETNAMVARLEVPKYLNFPLGFHGVWASNNSKT; from the exons ATGCAGGCCAAACCACTCAATTTCCTCCCATTCAAACCATGGTGGCCCTCCTTCAAACTACCATCCGTACGGGCCCTCTCATTCCGTGATCGAGCTCCTCAAAACATTTCTACAACTATACAAAGTCAACAAGTATCAATTTCATCTCAAGATGAAAAAACATCAGCTTATTGGGATTATCAGTTTCTTTTCATGTCTCAGCGTTCAGAAACTGATAATCCCATTAATTTGCGTGTCGTTGAGGGCTCCATCCCGTCAGATTTCCCACAGGGGACATATTATCTGACGGGACCAGGAATACTAAAGGATGACCATGGCTCATCGGTGCACCCTTTCGATGGCCATGGCTATCTTAGAGCATTTACATTTGACGGGGCCAAAGGTGAGGTCACATTCATGGCTAAATACGTTAAGACCACGGCTCAAGTGAAGGAGCATGACCCTGATAGTGGTAAGTGGGAGTTTACTCATCGGGGCACATTCTCTACATTAAAGAATAGGAGAAAATTTGGGGATACTACAGTTATGAAAAATGTAGCAAATACAAATGTATTGAAATGGAATGATAGGTTGTTTTGCTTGTGGGAAGGTGGTCCACCGCATGAGATTCAATCTGTGTCGTTAGATACGATCGGAGAATTTGATTTGGTAAATGATTCTCAAAGGTCACCAATGCCGTCAACCACCGTCCGGGATGCAGTGGATGGTGGTGACATTATCTTAGATTTTGCTACATGTTTACTGAAgccgatattgtatg GAGTTTTTAAGATGCCAGCAAAACGATTGTTGGCTCATTATAAGATTGACGCATCCAGGAATAGGCTGCTTATGCTGGCATGCAATGCAGAGGATCTGCTCCTCCCACGCAGTACTTTCACCTTTTATG GAGCAATGTCGGCAATTGGCGGATATACTCCAATGGTATCAGCATTATTGGTGAATCATAGTAAGTCGACTTCTCCGATATATTTGCTTCCTCGTTTCCCTGAGCATGATCGGGGGAGGGATTGGAAAGTGCCGATTGAAGCTCCTTTGCAAATGTGGATGCTTCATATAGGGAATGCATTCGAAGAACGAGATATCAAAGGCAATAAACGAATTCAAATACAAGCAAGCGGGTGTTCTTACAAGTGGTTCAATTTTCAAAAAATGTTTG GATATGATTGGCAATCTGGTGAAGTAGACCCATGGGGGATGAATGAGGACAAAGGAGAAAATAAATTGTCGCCTCGTTTAATCAAG GTTTCGATTGAGTTAGATGAAACTGGAAACTCTGAAAAATGTTTTGTGAATAATCTAAATGATCAATGGCAACAAGCAACTGATTTCCCAGTTATTAATCAAGAATTTGGTGGAAACAACAATACTTATATGTACGCTGCAGCAACGTCGGGTGTTCGTCAAGACTTGCCGTATTTTCCATTTGATACTGTGGTGAAGTTCAACACCATGAAGAATTCCATGCAAACTTGGTATGTTGGCACTAGAAGATTTATTGGTGAGCCCATGTTCGTCTCAAAAGGAAGCGATGAGGATGATGGATACCTCCTTGTTGTCGAG TATGCAGTATCAGAACAGAAGTCATATCTAGTAATTTTGGATGCCAAGAGGATCGGGGAGACAAATGCAATGGTGGCAAGACTTGAAGTTCCTAAATATTTGAATTTTCCGCTTGGATTTCATGGAGTTTGGGCCTCTAACAATTCTAAAACATAG
- the LOC111879599 gene encoding carotenoid cleavage dioxygenase 7, chloroplastic isoform X3 — MQAKPLNFLPFKPWWPSFKLPSVRALSFRDRAPQNISTTIQSQQVSISSQDEKTSAYWDYQFLFMSQRSETDNPINLRVVEGSIPSDFPQGTYYLTGPGILKDDHGSSVHPFDGHGYLRAFTFDGAKGEVTFMAKYVKTTAQVKEHDPDSGKWEFTHRGTFSTLKNRRKFGDTTVMKNVANTNVLKWNDRLFCLWEGGPPHEIQSVSLDTIGEFDLVNDSQRSPMPSTTVRDAVDGGDIILDFATCLLKPILYGVFKMPAKRLLAHYKIDASRNRLLMLACNAEDLLLPRSTFTFYEFDSNFKIKQKQEFRIPDHLMVHDWAFTDSYYVLFGNRVKLDIFGAMSAIGGYTPMVSALLVNHSKSTSPIYLLPRFPEHDRGRDWKVPIEAPLQMWMLHIGNAFEERDIKGNKRIQIQASGCSYKWFNFQKMFGYDWQSGEVDPWGMNEDKGENKLSPRLIKVSIELDETGNSEKCFVNNLNDQWQQATDFPVINQEFGGNNNTYMYAAATSGVRQDLPYFPFDTVVKFNTMKNSMQTWYVGTRRFIGEPMFVSKGSDEDDGYLLVVEYQNRSHI, encoded by the exons ATGCAGGCCAAACCACTCAATTTCCTCCCATTCAAACCATGGTGGCCCTCCTTCAAACTACCATCCGTACGGGCCCTCTCATTCCGTGATCGAGCTCCTCAAAACATTTCTACAACTATACAAAGTCAACAAGTATCAATTTCATCTCAAGATGAAAAAACATCAGCTTATTGGGATTATCAGTTTCTTTTCATGTCTCAGCGTTCAGAAACTGATAATCCCATTAATTTGCGTGTCGTTGAGGGCTCCATCCCGTCAGATTTCCCACAGGGGACATATTATCTGACGGGACCAGGAATACTAAAGGATGACCATGGCTCATCGGTGCACCCTTTCGATGGCCATGGCTATCTTAGAGCATTTACATTTGACGGGGCCAAAGGTGAGGTCACATTCATGGCTAAATACGTTAAGACCACGGCTCAAGTGAAGGAGCATGACCCTGATAGTGGTAAGTGGGAGTTTACTCATCGGGGCACATTCTCTACATTAAAGAATAGGAGAAAATTTGGGGATACTACAGTTATGAAAAATGTAGCAAATACAAATGTATTGAAATGGAATGATAGGTTGTTTTGCTTGTGGGAAGGTGGTCCACCGCATGAGATTCAATCTGTGTCGTTAGATACGATCGGAGAATTTGATTTGGTAAATGATTCTCAAAGGTCACCAATGCCGTCAACCACCGTCCGGGATGCAGTGGATGGTGGTGACATTATCTTAGATTTTGCTACATGTTTACTGAAgccgatattgtatg GAGTTTTTAAGATGCCAGCAAAACGATTGTTGGCTCATTATAAGATTGACGCATCCAGGAATAGGCTGCTTATGCTGGCATGCAATGCAGAGGATCTGCTCCTCCCACGCAGTACTTTCACCTTTTATG AGTTCGATTCTAATTTCAAGATCAAACAAAAACAAGAATTCCGTATCCCCGATCATCTCATGGTTCACGATTGGGCTTTCACTGATTCTTATTACGTATTGTTTGGCAATCGCGTCAAACTTGACATTTTTG GAGCAATGTCGGCAATTGGCGGATATACTCCAATGGTATCAGCATTATTGGTGAATCATAGTAAGTCGACTTCTCCGATATATTTGCTTCCTCGTTTCCCTGAGCATGATCGGGGGAGGGATTGGAAAGTGCCGATTGAAGCTCCTTTGCAAATGTGGATGCTTCATATAGGGAATGCATTCGAAGAACGAGATATCAAAGGCAATAAACGAATTCAAATACAAGCAAGCGGGTGTTCTTACAAGTGGTTCAATTTTCAAAAAATGTTTG GATATGATTGGCAATCTGGTGAAGTAGACCCATGGGGGATGAATGAGGACAAAGGAGAAAATAAATTGTCGCCTCGTTTAATCAAG GTTTCGATTGAGTTAGATGAAACTGGAAACTCTGAAAAATGTTTTGTGAATAATCTAAATGATCAATGGCAACAAGCAACTGATTTCCCAGTTATTAATCAAGAATTTGGTGGAAACAACAATACTTATATGTACGCTGCAGCAACGTCGGGTGTTCGTCAAGACTTGCCGTATTTTCCATTTGATACTGTGGTGAAGTTCAACACCATGAAGAATTCCATGCAAACTTGGTATGTTGGCACTAGAAGATTTATTGGTGAGCCCATGTTCGTCTCAAAAGGAAGCGATGAGGATGATGGATACCTCCTTGTTGTCGAG TATCAGAACAGAAGTCATATCTAG